DNA sequence from the Plodia interpunctella isolate USDA-ARS_2022_Savannah chromosome 19, ilPloInte3.2, whole genome shotgun sequence genome:
aaaatgatctttttctgattggcccgggtcttggatgtttatctatatatgtatttgttataaaaatatagtatcgttgagttagtatcccgtaacacaagtctcgaacttactttggggctagctcaatcggtgtgatttgtcctaatagatttattttatttatttgtgttgtgtTATGTCAAAGAGGTTGTCATTATTAAATAGACTTAACACGTTAGCTTTAATATCAATTGACCTACTTGCtgtttgtcataatataatcTTAAATATTGCATGCCTGGATGAGCAAGCGATggaactatattttgtatactatgtatgtattattaaatatatttgggttattccataaaataattaagtaatataagaAGACTTACTTGATACTCCGAGTCCTGCTGCGCCTCCAATCCCAGCACCGAGTGCAGCTCCTACTCTGCCGCCAGCATAGCCTCCGAATAGTCCACCAGCCACAGCGAAGGCTCCGGTAAGGAAGGCTGTCTCCCCATCCCATACAATCCGAATATTAAATGCATCCGctggaaatttaaaaagttacaatgTAGCGATCCCGCTTGGCTTCACACTGGTCCGAAATTCTGTCTGGTCTGTGTGCTTTCCCTGTTCCTTCCTTAGCTGTTAAATGTTGAAGCTGAAGCATAGGGTCGGATTtcctacttatttttttagtttatttgagACAATAAACAACAGTACAATTTACATctctaacttaaaaattatttttaaagtacctattattaaaAGCTAGACtgatacatttaaaaaattcttctGCAATATGTAACCATATTGTTGTATGTAACCATATGTAATGTACAGATTTGCACTGTACAAATTGTAacaatatactatttattgtatacaCTGTTAAACAATATACTGTTTCCCATGAGTATGCAGAGTATACTCAGCAATACAATAGACCCACAACAAATTCTAATCTATTTGAAACAAACTTGGATGGctaactaaaataaacttttatatcaaaaaaacCTATGAAAAACCAATCCAATGCAGTAATTAAGATTTGCATGAGTGGATACTGACCTAATTTCAGAAGTATTTTCTCAATCCAATGAGGGTTGAAGTCGACTTCATTGGTTCTATATGGTTGAACGTGCATAGT
Encoded proteins:
- the LOC128678099 gene encoding uncharacterized protein LOC128678099 codes for the protein MTMHVQPYRTNEVDFNPHWIEKILLKLADAFNIRIVWDGETAFLTGAFAVAGGLFGGYAGGRVGAALGAGIGGAAGLGVSTLVSLREIWETVKEKLKELLYIVFNYLRRLDPVDYVRAFDILMACMASRRELVLTILDFIAHKLGKEVLSNIAIA